GGCTTGAGGCCTTCGAACTCTGCCTGGAAAAACACCCTGACCTCCATCAGAAAATCTCCCTCCTGCAGATCGTCGTCCCCAGCCGGATGGGCGTGCCCGAATACCAGGCGATGAAACGGGAACTCGACGAATCGGTGGGCCGAATCAACGGCCGCTTCACCGTCCTGGGTTGGGTGCCTATTCATTACATCTTCGGAACCCTGACCCCGGTTGAACTGGTCTCCCATTACCGCTCCTGCGAGATCGCCCTGATCACCCCCCTCAACGACGGGATGAACTTGGTGGCCAAGGAGTACTGCGCCAGCTGTCTCGACAACCGGGGCGTTCTCATCCTCAGCGAGTTCGCCGGCGCCGCGACCCAATTGAAAAAAGGCGCCATTCTCACCAACCCGCACGACACCGAGGGAACCGCGGAAGCCATCTACCGGGCCTTCACCATGAGCGACGCGGAGCGGAAGCGGAGAATGAGATACCTCCGCGGCCAGATCCGTCGCAACGACGTTTTCCGCTGGGTGGCCGGTTTTCTGAGGGCGGCGCGCGAGATCGAAGGGCCGGCGGCATGACCCGGCTTTTCGCGTACTGGCCCGGCTGCCGGCGGCTACTGGAAGAAGCGGAGCACATTTTCCTCTGCCTGGATTACGACGGGACCCTGACGCCGATCGTCCGGAACCCCGGAGCCGCACGCCTGGCGCGAAGCACGCGCGAGCGGCTCCGGAAGCTGGCCGAGAAGCCCCACTTCACCCTGGCCGTCATCAGCGGCAGGGCGCTCGAAGACGTGCGGGGGCGCGTCGGCTTGCCGGATATCGTCTACGGCGGCAACCACGGCCTCGAAATCCGGGGCCCGGGGATAAACTACCTCAACTCCACCGCCCGACGTGCCCGGCCCGTTCTGAAGACTGCGAAAGGAAGGCTCGCCCGCAGGCTCGCGTCTACGGCCGGTGCCTTCGTCGAGGACAAGGGCCTGACCTTGAGCGTTCACTACCGCAACGCCGCTCCATCCTCCTGGAAGCACCTGCGAGAGATCGTATGCGAAACCGTCCGCCCCTTCCGTTCCCGGCGGGAGCTGCGCCTGAGCGAAGGGAACCGGGTGATCGAGATCAGACCCCCTACCCCCTGGGGCAAGGGAAACGCCGTTTCTTTTCTACGTCGGAACCTGGCCGCCCGTTGGGCCGGGGTACAGCCCCTTACCGTC
This genomic window from bacterium contains:
- the otsB gene encoding trehalose-phosphatase; protein product: MTRLFAYWPGCRRLLEEAEHIFLCLDYDGTLTPIVRNPGAARLARSTRERLRKLAEKPHFTLAVISGRALEDVRGRVGLPDIVYGGNHGLEIRGPGINYLNSTARRARPVLKTAKGRLARRLASTAGAFVEDKGLTLSVHYRNAAPSSWKHLREIVCETVRPFRSRRELRLSEGNRVIEIRPPTPWGKGNAVSFLRRNLAARWAGVQPLTVYVGDDRTDEDAFAALGTGDISVRVGPDSLTTRARYRLAGVGEVKLFLSQLRRLP